From a region of the Fischerella sp. JS2 genome:
- a CDS encoding PQQ-binding-like beta-propeller repeat protein: protein MTVIIFTVASLLIVPTIGSGANIKSEWRLGGQNLNNTRYQATEKYLSPANVAQLSPKWVFTTGGDISATPAVLDGAVYLPDWGGNLFKIDAQTGTQIWSNSIASYISDPSIPKAVSRTSPAIKGNKVIIGSQEGAFLMAINKNTGELIWKTKLDDHPNAIITQSPAIYGNHVYVGVSSLEETVPSTDPNYPCCIFRGSMTAVNLTTGRILWKTYTVPDNGGQPGGYSGAAVWGSTPAIDPKRNLVYIATGNNYDVPQTVKDCIANLSTPSDQSQCLDPNNHIDAIMALNLYTGAIKWSNKLQGYDASTLACFPGFDPTNCPDPKGEDYDFGQAPMLFTVKNAGKRHDLVGAGQKSGIFWALDPDTGKVVWSQIIGPGGPIGGIMWGSATDDQQIYVANSNSLSQKHTLQPSGETITGGSWSALDAATGKIIWQIADPGDKDAQPPTISPGGGAQAPMTVANGVVYAGSMVAEQGVNNMYALDAKTGEILWKFNSGGSVVAGAAVVDGSVYWGSGYKRYGPTVSNNQFYAFTVLP, encoded by the coding sequence TTGACGGTCATAATTTTTACAGTAGCATCGCTCCTGATTGTGCCAACAATTGGCAGTGGTGCCAATATAAAAAGTGAGTGGAGATTGGGTGGTCAGAACCTAAACAATACGCGATATCAAGCAACTGAGAAATACCTCAGTCCGGCGAACGTGGCACAATTGTCCCCTAAATGGGTTTTTACAACGGGCGGTGACATTTCTGCGACACCGGCGGTCTTAGATGGAGCGGTATACTTGCCTGATTGGGGTGGCAACTTGTTCAAGATTGATGCACAGACGGGTACACAGATTTGGTCAAACAGCATCGCTAGCTACATCAGCGACCCAAGTATCCCAAAAGCGGTCTCACGCACTAGTCCAGCGATCAAAGGGAACAAAGTGATTATCGGTAGTCAAGAAGGTGCCTTTCTGATGGCAATTAACAAAAATACTGGAGAGCTTATCTGGAAGACAAAACTGGACGATCATCCAAACGCCATCATCACTCAGTCGCCAGCTATTTATGGCAACCATGTATACGTTGGGGTTTCCTCATTAGAGGAGACAGTACCTAGCACAGATCCAAATTACCCGTGCTGCATCTTTCGTGGCAGTATGACGGCGGTCAATTTGACTACTGGTAGGATATTGTGGAAGACCTACACTGTCCCAGACAACGGCGGTCAACCAGGTGGTTACTCAGGTGCAGCAGTATGGGGTAGCACACCAGCAATTGACCCTAAACGTAACTTGGTATATATAGCAACAGGTAATAATTACGATGTACCTCAGACGGTAAAAGATTGCATCGCTAATCTCTCAACGCCCAGCGATCAGTCGCAGTGTCTCGATCCAAATAATCATATTGACGCGATCATGGCACTCAATCTTTATACTGGTGCGATTAAATGGTCAAATAAGTTGCAGGGATACGATGCGTCCACTCTGGCCTGCTTTCCAGGCTTTGATCCGACAAACTGCCCTGACCCAAAGGGAGAGGACTATGATTTTGGTCAGGCACCCATGCTATTTACTGTTAAGAATGCTGGAAAACGACACGACTTAGTCGGCGCTGGGCAGAAGAGTGGTATCTTTTGGGCGCTTGACCCGGATACTGGCAAAGTTGTTTGGAGTCAAATCATTGGCCCTGGTGGCCCAATAGGTGGAATTATGTGGGGTTCAGCCACCGATGACCAACAAATTTATGTTGCGAATTCAAACTCCCTATCCCAGAAGCACACGTTACAGCCCTCAGGTGAGACTATTACAGGTGGATCATGGAGTGCGCTCGATGCAGCAACTGGCAAAATTATCTGGCAGATTGCAGATCCAGGCGATAAGGACGCTCAGCCTCCAACGATTTCACCTGGTGGGGGCGCTCAGGCTCCAATGACAGTAGCGAATGGAGTGGTTTATGCAGGCTCTATGGTAGCAGAGCAAGGCGTAAATAATATGTATGCATTAGACGCAAAGACTGGCGAAATTCTCTGGAAATTTAACAGTGGAGGGTCAGTGGTTGCAGGTGCAGCAGTGGTTGATGGCTCGGTGTACTGGGGATCTGGCTACAAGCGCTACGGCCCAACCGTGTCGAATAATCAGTTCTACGCATTCACAGTCTTACCGTAG
- a CDS encoding DUF3291 domain-containing protein: MVFVSSTYMRLKSPLYIPLLIFYVIQAMLQVERASGKLNTRYRWIDGEFWTLSLWRDEASMKAYRNQGVHRQVMPKLVKWSSEAGLVNWYQESTQLPDWQIVEKRMRETGRMQKFGHVAG, encoded by the coding sequence ATGGTGTTTGTATCTTCTACATATATGCGACTGAAATCACCTCTTTATATCCCACTGCTGATCTTCTATGTTATACAGGCTATGCTTCAAGTTGAACGCGCCTCTGGCAAGCTCAATACTCGATATCGGTGGATAGATGGCGAATTTTGGACGCTAAGTCTCTGGCGAGATGAAGCATCAATGAAAGCCTATCGTAATCAAGGAGTACATCGACAAGTCATGCCAAAACTAGTTAAGTGGAGCAGCGAAGCAGGCCTGGTAAATTGGTATCAAGAAAGTACACAACTTCCAGATTGGCAAATCGTAGAAAAACGGATGCGGGAAACAGGAAGAATGCAAAAATTTGGGCATGTTGCGGGATAG
- a CDS encoding sensor histidine kinase: MLCKNDLLKLELFQKLPEHRLDWVCDRAQEIELETGEILVREGEVGRGFFILSSGRVGITRNTEGIAMPLGLHEAPAFFGEVQVLTDEIVPVTLRALSPCRLHLLSGDDFLELLHECRDFERIVFQTVQRRLEGLTSFIRQREKMAALGTLSAGLAHELNNPAAAVVRTLQNVVPALLELQRMNLVAGRNQIDEEHSQEWFKARDDGYDAIIHGSVNLITIGDREEQLLEWLEDYGVQEAWKLAEPLAASGIEIDTLDKLTQRWRNDPTELRDLGLRWLALSFDVMSMITNGLKGAKRISELVQAMKSYSYMDQGAVQLVDVHDGLEDTLKLFAHKLKQGIKIRRAYNCNLPKILAYGSELNQVWTNLIDNAIDAGASIIEIATACSHDKIQVQITDSGSGIPNEVQSRIFEPFFTTKSVGKGTGLGLETVRRIVENRHRGSITFTSKPGETRFTVCLPLSADQVHR; this comes from the coding sequence GTGCTGTGTAAAAACGATTTGCTAAAGCTGGAATTATTTCAAAAACTGCCCGAACATCGACTTGATTGGGTATGCGATCGCGCTCAAGAAATCGAACTAGAAACAGGTGAAATCCTGGTTCGGGAGGGAGAAGTTGGGCGGGGATTTTTTATTTTATCATCCGGTCGGGTCGGCATCACTCGCAACACCGAAGGAATTGCTATGCCCCTCGGCTTGCACGAGGCACCGGCGTTCTTTGGTGAAGTTCAAGTGCTAACCGACGAAATAGTTCCAGTCACGTTGCGTGCTTTAAGTCCTTGTCGGTTGCATTTACTTTCTGGAGATGATTTTCTCGAATTACTCCACGAGTGTCGCGACTTTGAGCGGATTGTGTTTCAAACAGTGCAACGGCGATTAGAAGGGCTAACATCGTTTATCCGTCAACGCGAAAAGATGGCAGCACTGGGTACTTTGTCTGCTGGTTTAGCACACGAACTAAACAATCCAGCAGCAGCAGTAGTGCGGACACTGCAAAATGTTGTTCCTGCCTTATTGGAACTACAACGGATGAACTTGGTCGCTGGACGAAACCAAATTGATGAAGAACATAGCCAGGAATGGTTTAAAGCGCGAGACGATGGCTACGACGCAATTATTCATGGGAGTGTTAATTTGATCACAATTGGCGATCGCGAAGAGCAACTTCTAGAATGGCTTGAAGACTACGGAGTTCAGGAGGCTTGGAAGCTTGCCGAACCACTAGCGGCTTCTGGGATTGAAATCGATACACTTGACAAATTGACCCAACGCTGGAGAAATGACCCAACCGAACTCCGAGATCTGGGACTACGTTGGCTAGCGCTTTCATTCGATGTCATGTCCATGATTACCAATGGATTAAAAGGGGCAAAGCGGATTTCTGAGTTAGTACAAGCAATGAAATCTTATTCCTACATGGATCAAGGCGCTGTGCAACTAGTTGATGTGCATGATGGATTGGAGGATACGCTGAAATTATTTGCTCATAAGCTCAAGCAGGGTATTAAAATTCGCCGCGCTTATAATTGCAATCTTCCTAAGATTCTGGCTTATGGCAGCGAACTCAATCAGGTGTGGACAAATTTAATTGATAACGCTATTGATGCTGGAGCCAGCATTATTGAAATTGCCACAGCTTGCAGTCATGACAAAATTCAAGTTCAAATTACTGACTCTGGTTCAGGTATTCCCAACGAAGTTCAATCTCGCATTTTCGAGCCGTTCTTTACCACAAAATCGGTTGGCAAAGGCACAGGTTTGGGATTGGAGACAGTGAGGCGGATCGTTGAAAACCGTCATCGTGGCAGCATCACCTTTACATCAAAACCTGGAGAGACTCGTTTTACCGTTTGCTTGCCTTTATCTGCTGATCAAGTTCATCGCTAA
- a CDS encoding NAD(P)/FAD-dependent oxidoreductase, which translates to MHTIQQQEYDVVIMGAGFVGVCQARHLLLKIPNIRIALVDPRPEERTDKDLKLGESMVEIATLFVSKELGLHEYLIENHPPKSGLNFHWAKDPAKTETTDDHYHVWSNRRSPIQTFQMNRAKFERDLLRMNKEMGATFYNGRVVDVDLTPGDALKTVKVKLGNEDIELKAKHVIDGSGRKFIIGHKTDNLLFGPENLFGVHSGSAWLRVKHVDRTIFHNGYDPYGATCSHYYATNHWFGHGHWLWMIPTDKDTQEISIGVVHHHDVIPASDINTQEKFYTFLKANHVNLYNLLSSGENVDFHYLPRLAHKSKVMFSPDNWYVLGDAACIFDAFYSLGTTMISFEIESVTEIIRAKLAGEPDAEEKRAIYNSFNVAYTGAVNYTMKNHAKHLGHASIMSWRIYFEYMWFFGLILPMYVGKWFLDPQYICAYLQGSGAAKRVIADVYEQFSQLVDRGANIGLMDAYRADQLLGHYSTIQHFGNYLENAKLEPKRHNIFVSGTYAYFYLAIWYIMFQWKGFGLVGVLASRNLYNVFSLLSSSVKSGFGALSYWLQNRGVPTNSQVAKMHQEFKSYQYRPELQPWTQDITALKVKIQNSSEQQLNGINASKVQEVAVSS; encoded by the coding sequence ATGCATACTATTCAACAGCAAGAATATGATGTCGTCATTATGGGTGCAGGCTTTGTAGGAGTCTGTCAAGCTCGACACCTCTTGCTAAAAATCCCCAATATCCGAATTGCTCTGGTTGACCCTCGTCCAGAGGAGCGCACAGACAAAGACCTCAAACTTGGTGAATCAATGGTGGAAATTGCCACCTTGTTTGTATCTAAAGAATTGGGACTCCATGAGTACTTGATCGAAAATCATCCTCCCAAATCTGGGTTGAACTTTCACTGGGCTAAAGACCCAGCGAAAACAGAGACAACTGACGATCACTATCACGTTTGGTCTAATCGACGCTCACCCATTCAAACTTTTCAAATGAACCGCGCTAAATTTGAGCGGGACTTACTGAGAATGAACAAAGAAATGGGTGCTACCTTCTACAACGGTCGTGTGGTTGATGTAGATTTGACTCCAGGGGATGCCCTCAAAACAGTCAAGGTCAAGCTGGGCAACGAAGATATAGAACTCAAAGCTAAACATGTCATTGATGGCTCAGGTCGCAAGTTTATTATTGGACACAAGACAGACAACCTCTTATTCGGCCCAGAAAACCTTTTTGGAGTACACAGTGGTTCAGCTTGGCTACGTGTAAAACATGTGGATCGGACTATTTTCCACAATGGTTATGACCCCTACGGTGCAACTTGCAGTCATTACTATGCCACCAATCACTGGTTTGGTCATGGTCATTGGCTGTGGATGATTCCTACAGATAAGGATACTCAGGAAATATCAATTGGTGTTGTCCACCATCATGATGTGATTCCGGCTTCTGACATTAATACTCAGGAAAAGTTCTATACCTTCCTAAAGGCAAATCACGTTAACTTGTATAACTTGCTTAGCAGTGGTGAAAATGTTGACTTTCACTACTTACCAAGACTTGCCCACAAGAGCAAGGTTATGTTCTCTCCAGATAATTGGTATGTGCTTGGTGATGCAGCTTGTATTTTTGATGCCTTCTATTCTTTAGGGACAACGATGATTTCGTTTGAGATTGAAAGTGTCACAGAAATCATCCGTGCTAAGCTGGCTGGCGAACCTGATGCAGAAGAAAAGCGCGCTATCTATAACAGCTTCAATGTTGCTTACACAGGTGCGGTTAACTACACCATGAAAAATCACGCTAAGCATCTGGGCCATGCAAGCATCATGAGTTGGCGCATTTACTTTGAGTATATGTGGTTCTTCGGGTTAATTTTACCTATGTATGTAGGTAAATGGTTCTTAGATCCGCAGTATATTTGTGCATACTTGCAGGGTTCTGGTGCTGCTAAGAGAGTGATTGCTGATGTGTATGAGCAGTTTAGCCAGCTAGTTGATCGCGGTGCAAATATAGGGTTAATGGATGCCTACCGAGCTGATCAATTGCTTGGACACTACTCTACAATTCAACACTTTGGCAATTATCTAGAAAACGCTAAGCTTGAACCGAAGCGCCATAACATTTTTGTCAGTGGGACATATGCCTACTTTTACCTTGCCATTTGGTACATAATGTTCCAGTGGAAAGGCTTTGGGCTTGTGGGTGTATTGGCTTCACGAAATCTCTACAATGTCTTCAGCTTACTGTCCTCATCAGTAAAGTCTGGTTTCGGCGCACTCAGTTACTGGCTCCAGAACAGAGGTGTACCGACTAATAGCCAGGTAGCAAAAATGCACCAAGAGTTTAAAAGCTACCAATATCGACCTGAACTCCAGCCTTGGACACAGGATATAACTGCTCTCAAAGTTAAAATTCAAAACTCTAGCGAGCAACAACTAAACGGTATAAATGCATCAAAAGTTCAAGAAGTTGCAGTATCTAGTTAA
- a CDS encoding tryptophan halogenase yields the protein MHSTQLPEYDVVVLGTGFAGNCQVRHLLLKIPDIRVALIDPRLQEDLEADFKPGESMIEIGTLFVCKELGLYDYVVENHLPRVGSNFHWPKDPTQTAIADDYYHIWCNRQPELDSTQINSARFEQDLLHMNQQMGADFFKGRVVDLDLTPGNALKTVKVQLDNKNIELKAKHIIDSAGRKFLVGQKTHNLLFKPENLDGVNVGSAWVHVKNVDRNIFHNGYDPYSATCSHYYATNHWFGYGHWLWMIPTDKYTQEISIGVIHHHDVIPASDINTQEKFYAFLKANHTNLYKLLSSGENVDFHYLPNITYTSKVMFSPDNWYVLGDAACCFDIFYASGTTMISFSIESITEIIRAKLADESNAEEKRSTYNDFCIAYAHQVNYQMKHRAQQLGHASIMSWRIYLEHMWLFGLTLPIYVGKWFLDPEYIRTYLSQVPSVQRVISEVYEQFNKLVEQGANIGLMDIYRADQLFGDYTPVKPQDDYLENAKFEPKHCNVFASLKHTYFYTAIWYILFQWKGFGLLGVLAPRHLYNFFSLWKGVLDATARERAYWQHMKHIPTNSEVVQMRQEFKNYRYQAQLQPR from the coding sequence ATGCACAGCACTCAATTACCAGAATATGACGTTGTAGTACTAGGTACAGGATTTGCTGGTAACTGCCAAGTCCGACACCTGTTACTCAAGATTCCAGATATTCGAGTAGCCCTTATTGATCCTCGTCTGCAAGAAGATTTAGAAGCAGACTTCAAACCTGGCGAGTCAATGATTGAAATTGGCACACTTTTTGTTTGTAAAGAACTGGGTCTTTATGATTATGTGGTTGAAAATCATCTACCCAGAGTCGGCTCAAATTTCCACTGGCCGAAAGACCCAACTCAAACAGCAATTGCCGATGACTACTATCACATTTGGTGCAATCGACAACCTGAACTTGATTCTACTCAAATCAACAGCGCTAGATTTGAGCAAGACTTGCTACACATGAATCAACAGATGGGCGCTGACTTTTTTAAAGGTCGTGTGGTTGATCTAGATTTAACCCCAGGTAATGCCCTCAAAACAGTTAAGGTGCAGCTAGACAACAAGAACATCGAACTGAAAGCTAAACATATCATTGATAGTGCAGGTCGCAAATTTCTTGTCGGGCAAAAAACACATAACCTCCTGTTTAAACCGGAAAATCTGGATGGAGTCAACGTTGGATCAGCATGGGTACATGTCAAAAATGTAGACCGTAACATTTTTCACAATGGTTACGACCCGTATAGTGCAACTTGCAGCCATTACTATGCCACTAATCATTGGTTTGGTTATGGTCACTGGCTGTGGATGATTCCCACAGACAAGTACACTCAAGAAATATCCATAGGTGTCATTCACCACCATGATGTGATTCCTGCTTCTGATATTAATACTCAGGAAAAGTTCTATGCTTTTCTCAAGGCAAATCATACCAATTTATATAAGTTACTCAGCAGTGGTGAGAATGTAGACTTTCACTATTTGCCAAACATTACTTACACCAGTAAGGTTATGTTCTCGCCAGACAACTGGTATGTGCTTGGTGATGCAGCTTGCTGTTTTGATATTTTCTATGCTTCAGGAACAACAATGATTTCATTCAGCATCGAAAGTATCACAGAAATCATCCGCGCCAAACTTGCTGACGAGTCTAATGCTGAGGAGAAGCGCTCCACTTATAATGACTTCTGCATTGCCTATGCACATCAAGTCAACTATCAGATGAAACATCGTGCCCAACAACTTGGACACGCCAGCATTATGAGTTGGCGCATCTACTTGGAGCATATGTGGCTTTTTGGGTTGACTTTACCAATTTATGTAGGCAAATGGTTTTTAGACCCGGAGTATATTCGCACGTATCTCAGCCAAGTTCCTAGTGTACAAAGAGTAATTTCTGAGGTGTACGAGCAGTTTAACAAGTTAGTAGAGCAGGGTGCAAATATCGGCTTAATGGATATCTACCGAGCCGATCAATTGTTTGGAGATTATACTCCTGTTAAGCCTCAGGACGACTACTTGGAGAACGCAAAATTTGAACCCAAGCATTGCAATGTTTTTGCCAGCTTAAAACATACTTACTTTTATACTGCTATTTGGTACATCCTTTTTCAGTGGAAAGGCTTTGGTCTTTTGGGCGTACTGGCTCCACGCCATCTCTACAACTTCTTCAGTTTGTGGAAGGGAGTATTAGATGCTACTGCAAGGGAGAGAGCTTACTGGCAACATATGAAACATATACCTACTAATAGTGAGGTGGTGCAGATGCGGCAGGAGTTTAAAAACTACCGATATCAAGCACAATTGCAGCCAAGGTGA
- a CDS encoding DUF2855 family protein, which translates to MLTTIGSGTDFIVYRKDLSQCKFVSAGIEADLELDQVLLKVDKFALTANNISYAVVGETLGYWDFFPVADEAWGRIPAWGFAEVIRSKKDNVVEGDRVFGFVPMSTHLILQPDAVSQEGFVDASPHRNKFATLYNQYQLVKHNPLYIPEYEDHWALFWPLFMSAFVLDEFLSENNFFGAQAILISSASSKTAIALTFLLSRKQSSQCQIIGLTSPANLPFVKDLGYYNQVLTYDQIQLLPNNLSVVYVDIAGDKNLLRTLHNYFQNMKYSCLLGATHRTPQSGLEINNKLPGPYPKFFFVPEEMHKRVQQLGANVFYEYFDQSWSQFLLSISKWIVLINSTGQALVERTYLDILAGHSQPNQGYVLSLRTRSVQ; encoded by the coding sequence ATGCTAACAACCATTGGAAGTGGCACGGACTTCATCGTATACCGGAAAGACCTAAGCCAATGTAAATTTGTTTCTGCCGGAATAGAAGCAGATCTGGAATTAGATCAAGTACTCTTAAAAGTTGATAAGTTTGCATTGACCGCCAATAATATCTCTTACGCTGTGGTAGGAGAGACTCTAGGATACTGGGACTTTTTTCCTGTTGCAGACGAAGCTTGGGGACGAATCCCAGCGTGGGGTTTTGCTGAGGTGATTCGTTCCAAAAAAGACAATGTGGTAGAGGGCGATCGCGTTTTTGGATTCGTGCCTATGTCAACTCATCTTATACTGCAACCTGATGCAGTATCCCAAGAAGGCTTTGTTGATGCCTCGCCGCACAGGAATAAGTTTGCGACGTTGTACAATCAATACCAATTGGTAAAACATAATCCCCTTTATATACCTGAATACGAAGATCACTGGGCGCTTTTTTGGCCTCTGTTCATGAGCGCTTTTGTGTTAGACGAATTCTTAAGCGAAAACAACTTTTTCGGCGCGCAAGCAATTTTGATTTCCAGTGCATCAAGTAAGACTGCGATCGCGTTGACGTTTCTTTTATCTCGAAAGCAGAGTTCTCAGTGTCAGATTATTGGTCTTACCTCACCAGCAAATCTGCCCTTTGTTAAGGATCTTGGATATTATAACCAGGTGCTTACCTATGATCAGATCCAATTGCTTCCCAATAATTTATCGGTGGTTTATGTGGATATAGCAGGTGATAAAAATCTATTGAGAACTCTCCATAATTACTTTCAAAACATGAAGTACAGCTGTTTGCTGGGTGCAACTCACCGCACACCTCAAAGCGGTTTAGAAATTAATAATAAGCTTCCAGGTCCCTATCCAAAGTTTTTCTTTGTCCCAGAGGAGATGCACAAGCGAGTACAGCAATTGGGAGCCAATGTTTTTTATGAATATTTTGACCAGTCATGGTCACAATTTTTGCTATCAATCAGCAAGTGGATTGTGCTAATTAATAGCACAGGTCAGGCGCTTGTAGAGAGAACTTACTTAGACATACTTGCAGGTCACTCACAACCAAATCAAGGTTACGTGCTTTCTCTAAGGACGCGATCGGTTCAATAG
- a CDS encoding glycogen debranching N-terminal domain-containing protein: MAASPLHQNLERLVLPFACLYLLIKFIANHHNMQITIGPPFLTINHGSTFMVTDLNGQIDREQFLGIFTDDTRFLSYYSCLLDGRPWMRLRSTTTTYYAARIYLTNPELTTEAGTIPQGALSLTISRTVEGGIHEDLDLTNYSLQPVSFNLEIALRSDFADIYEVQMGKFVRRGCIETRWDKDRSELHTTYNNKDFHRCLIYQLRNYTSEPYYANGRICFEVVLQPGEAWHTCGNFILVVNDRVRKPVHICYDSAVDTEVNLELEQLHRQWVETVTELTVANEEVYRVYKQSVSDLAALRLYDYDLEPDIWIPAAGVPKFVSIFGRDSLIVSLQSTIVHPGFARGALKKLAQLQATVVDHWRDSQPGKILHELRKGELAHFQKIPFTPYYGTADATILYLIVLHETWKWLGDNSLLQEYRETALRCLEWIDNYGDLDGDGFQEYKTLSNMGIENQGWKDSGDAIVYPDGSQVEAPKALCELQGYVFDAWMRMAEVFDALGEGGYASELRTKAAKLQARFEENFWCEDIGFYALALDPQKQPVRTITSNAGHCLWSGIVSPERAASVVENLLQPDMFTGLGIRTLSAKNPAFNPYSYHLGSIWPHDNGIIALGLKRYGFAAEAARVARSIFQAASYFASYRLPEVYSGIEEKPGAFPVPYIEANVPQAWAAGSVFHLLQAIVGLAADAPHNRLYVDLACHIGYRN; this comes from the coding sequence GTGGCAGCATCACCTTTACATCAAAACCTGGAGAGACTCGTTTTACCGTTTGCTTGCCTTTATCTGCTGATCAAGTTCATCGCTAACCATCATAATATGCAAATCACTATTGGCCCCCCATTTTTAACCATCAATCATGGTAGTACCTTCATGGTAACTGACCTGAATGGACAAATTGACCGCGAACAGTTTTTAGGTATTTTTACAGACGACACTCGTTTTTTGAGTTACTATTCCTGCTTGCTCGATGGTAGGCCTTGGATGCGTCTGCGCTCCACAACAACGACTTATTACGCAGCGCGGATTTATCTCACCAATCCAGAATTAACTACCGAAGCAGGGACAATTCCCCAAGGTGCGCTATCGCTAACCATTAGCCGTACAGTAGAAGGAGGTATCCATGAAGACCTCGATCTGACCAATTATAGCCTCCAGCCTGTTAGCTTTAATCTAGAAATTGCGCTTCGGTCAGACTTTGCCGATATTTATGAAGTTCAAATGGGCAAGTTTGTGCGTCGCGGTTGCATCGAAACCCGATGGGATAAAGACCGTAGCGAACTGCATACAACCTACAACAACAAAGATTTTCATCGCTGTTTAATCTATCAACTGCGGAACTACACATCTGAACCGTATTACGCCAATGGTCGTATCTGTTTTGAAGTCGTGCTACAACCAGGTGAAGCTTGGCATACTTGCGGTAACTTCATTCTCGTTGTCAATGACCGTGTTCGCAAACCTGTGCATATTTGTTATGACTCTGCGGTTGATACAGAAGTTAATTTAGAACTAGAACAATTGCATCGTCAGTGGGTGGAAACAGTCACCGAACTTACAGTAGCTAACGAGGAAGTTTACCGCGTATATAAACAATCTGTTTCTGACTTAGCTGCACTAAGACTTTACGACTATGATTTAGAACCTGATATTTGGATACCTGCTGCTGGCGTTCCTAAATTTGTCAGTATCTTCGGTCGTGACAGTTTAATTGTTAGTTTGCAGAGTACAATCGTTCATCCCGGTTTTGCTCGTGGTGCTTTGAAAAAACTGGCACAGTTGCAGGCAACGGTGGTGGATCATTGGCGTGATTCTCAACCAGGTAAAATTTTACACGAACTGCGTAAAGGTGAATTAGCCCATTTTCAAAAAATACCGTTTACGCCCTACTATGGAACTGCCGACGCCACAATTTTGTATCTGATTGTTCTCCATGAAACATGGAAATGGCTAGGAGACAACTCGCTGTTACAGGAGTATCGCGAAACAGCGTTGCGGTGTTTAGAATGGATTGATAACTATGGCGATTTAGATGGGGATGGGTTTCAAGAATACAAAACCCTTTCAAATATGGGTATTGAAAACCAGGGTTGGAAAGATTCAGGGGATGCAATTGTCTACCCTGATGGAAGCCAAGTCGAAGCCCCGAAAGCGTTGTGTGAACTCCAGGGCTATGTCTTCGATGCTTGGATGCGGATGGCAGAGGTATTTGATGCTTTAGGTGAAGGTGGTTATGCTAGCGAATTACGTACCAAAGCCGCAAAACTCCAAGCACGTTTTGAGGAAAACTTCTGGTGTGAAGATATTGGCTTTTATGCTTTGGCACTTGACCCACAAAAACAACCAGTGCGAACTATTACCTCAAATGCAGGTCACTGTCTGTGGAGTGGTATTGTTAGCCCCGAACGTGCAGCTAGTGTTGTCGAAAATTTACTTCAGCCAGATATGTTTACTGGTTTGGGCATTCGCACGTTGTCGGCAAAAAATCCAGCATTTAATCCTTATTCCTACCATCTTGGCTCAATCTGGCCTCATGATAATGGCATAATTGCTTTGGGGTTAAAACGCTACGGTTTTGCAGCAGAGGCAGCACGTGTGGCTCGCAGTATTTTTCAGGCTGCCAGCTATTTTGCTAGCTACCGCCTCCCAGAAGTATATTCTGGTATCGAAGAAAAACCTGGAGCTTTTCCAGTTCCCTACATTGAGGCTAACGTTCCCCAAGCATGGGCTGCTGGCTCGGTTTTTCACCTCTTACAGGCAATTGTTGGTCTTGCTGCTGATGCTCCTCATAACCGTCTTTACGTTGACCTTGCTTGCCACATTGGCTACCGGAACTGA